The proteins below are encoded in one region of Dromaius novaehollandiae isolate bDroNov1 chromosome 9, bDroNov1.hap1, whole genome shotgun sequence:
- the CRYGS gene encoding gamma-crystallin S isoform X1 yields MAVSVGCLLLSQCSGIRNLSAFPPLLVLQVTFYEDKNFLGRCYECDSDCPDFHTYLSRCNSIRVEGGTWVAYERPNFAGNMYVLTHGEYPDYHHWMGLNDRLGSCKTIQIPSGGRGHIQVFEKGDFGGHMFEATEDCPSVMDEWHIREIHACRVLDGVWVFYEHPNYRGRQYLLPKGEYRKPVEWGAVTAAVQSFRNIAE; encoded by the exons ATGGCTGTCTCTGTGGGATGCCTACTCCTTTCTCAGTGCAGTGGGATACGGaacctctctgctttccctcctCTGCTTGTGTTGCAGGTCACCTTCTACGAAGACAAGAATTTCCTAGGCCGTTGCTATGAATGTGACAGTGACTGCCCTGATTTTCACACCTACCTGAGCCGCTGCAACTCCATCCGGGTGGAAGGGGGCACCTGGGTAGCTTATGAGAGGCCTAACTTTGCTGGGAACATGTACGTTCTGACTCACGGGGAGTATCCTGACTACCACCACTGGATGGGCCTTAATGACCGTCTTGGCTCATGCAAAACCATCCAGATA CCAAGTGGAGGCCGGGGCCACATTCAGGTATTTGAGAAGGGGGATTTCGGCGGGCACATGTTTGAAGCCACTGAAGACTGCCCTTCCGTCATGGACGAGTGGCACATCCGTGAAATCCATGCCTGCCGGGTGCTGGACGGCGTCTGGGTTTTCTACGAGCACCCCAACTACCGGGGCAGGCAGTACCTGCTGCCCAAGGGCGAGTACCGCAAGCCCGTTGAGTGGGGCGCCGTGACTGCTGCCGTCCAGTCTTTCCGCAACATTGCCGAGTGA
- the CRYGS gene encoding gamma-crystallin S isoform X2: protein MSKAGPKVTFYEDKNFLGRCYECDSDCPDFHTYLSRCNSIRVEGGTWVAYERPNFAGNMYVLTHGEYPDYHHWMGLNDRLGSCKTIQIPSGGRGHIQVFEKGDFGGHMFEATEDCPSVMDEWHIREIHACRVLDGVWVFYEHPNYRGRQYLLPKGEYRKPVEWGAVTAAVQSFRNIAE from the exons ATGTCCAAAGCCGGACCCAAG GTCACCTTCTACGAAGACAAGAATTTCCTAGGCCGTTGCTATGAATGTGACAGTGACTGCCCTGATTTTCACACCTACCTGAGCCGCTGCAACTCCATCCGGGTGGAAGGGGGCACCTGGGTAGCTTATGAGAGGCCTAACTTTGCTGGGAACATGTACGTTCTGACTCACGGGGAGTATCCTGACTACCACCACTGGATGGGCCTTAATGACCGTCTTGGCTCATGCAAAACCATCCAGATA CCAAGTGGAGGCCGGGGCCACATTCAGGTATTTGAGAAGGGGGATTTCGGCGGGCACATGTTTGAAGCCACTGAAGACTGCCCTTCCGTCATGGACGAGTGGCACATCCGTGAAATCCATGCCTGCCGGGTGCTGGACGGCGTCTGGGTTTTCTACGAGCACCCCAACTACCGGGGCAGGCAGTACCTGCTGCCCAAGGGCGAGTACCGCAAGCCCGTTGAGTGGGGCGCCGTGACTGCTGCCGTCCAGTCTTTCCGCAACATTGCCGAGTGA
- the TBCCD1 gene encoding TBCC domain-containing protein 1 — translation MEAAGVVSLWVKTEPFLLGALRAPPPAKLGRHYLRKMAAYARARAAEGCFPRLAWPRWRHIACGKLQLGRGLAWLYFELFDSLARRDPPRRLEWAEAEAACAGAEELERERSKLSVDTLQFLLFLYIQQLNKVSLRTSLIGEEWPSPRTKSPNLTGKSASQNKNWNDQDHQAFVQSHLSDMLELLLEPDQLAASSHSAHSSLVSYEAVCALSFLIEGTVNKSRTVHPLHELALWQPFYGKNGYSKISKAFSFTKLESWIRSCLTTNPFGMTACLKSGKKLAWAQQVEGTTRRAKIACNTRVVPEVFPMVVMSQVYKQTLAKSSDTLVGAHVRIHRCNESFIYLLSPLRSVTIEKCRNSTFVLGPVQTSVHVHSCDNVKVITVCHRLSLSSTTGCTFYILTPTQPLILSGNQAVSFAPFHTHYPMLEDHMAQVGLATLPNYWDSPMLLCRESSDTSVFRLLPPSEFYTFVIPFEMEGDTTETPGGLPRAYQKALSQREQKVQIWQKTVKEAGLTKHQRKQFQMLVENKFYEWLVQTGNRQQLDSLVPPAVGSKQAAG, via the exons aTGGAGGCGGCGGGCGTGGTGTCGCTGTGGGTGAAGACGGAGCCGTTCCTGCTGGGGGCcctgcgggcgccgccgcccgccaagCTGGGCCGCCACTACCTGCGCAAGATGGCGGCGTACGCGCGGGCGCGGGCCGCCGAGGGCTGCTTCCCGCGCCTGGCCTGGCCGCGCTGGCGCCACATCGCCTGCGGGAAGCTGCAGCTGGGCCGCGGCCTGGCCTGGCTCTACTTCGAGCTCTTCGACAGCCTGGCCCGGCGCgacccgccgcgccgcctcgAGTGGGCCGAGGCGGAGGCGGCCTGCGCCGGCGCCGAGGAGCTGGAGCGGGAGCGCAGCAAG TTGTCAGTAGACACCCTGCAGTTCCTGCTGTTCTTGTACATCCAGCAGCTGAACAAAGTTTCTCTGAGAACGTCCCTGATTGGCGAAGAGTGGCCCAGCCCCAGGACCAAGTCTCCCAACTTGACGGGGAAATCTGCCAGTCAGAATAAG AACTGGAATGATCAGGACCACCAAGCCTTCGTGCAGAGCCACCTCTCGGATATGCTGGAACTGCTGCTGGAGCCAGACCAGCTCGCTGCCTCGTCCCATTCTGCTCACAGTAGTTTGGTCTCCTACGAAGCTGTTTGTGCCCTCAGCTTTCTTATTGAAGGGACTGTGAACAAATCTAGGACTGTCCATCCTCTGCACGAGCTTGCCCTCTGGCAGCCCTTTTACGGGAAAAATGGCTACTCAAAGATCTCCAAAGCCTTCTCTTTCACCAAGCTAGAGAGCTGGATACGGTCTTGCCTGACGACAAACCCCTTTGGAATGACTGCGTGCCTCAAGTCTGGGAAGAAGCTTGCCTGGGCACAGCAAG TTGAAGGAACAACCAGAAGAGCAAAGATTGCCTGCAATACTCGTGTCGTCCCTGAGGTGTTCCCCATGGTGGTAATGAGCCAGGTGTACAAACAGACATTGGCCAAGAGCTCAGACACCTTGGTGGGGGCTCACGTAAGAATTCATCGCTGCAATGAGTCTTTTATTTATCTCCTGTCTCCTCTCCG ATCTGTGACCATTGAGAAGTGCCGGAATAGCACGTTTGTCCTCGGCCCTGTGCAGACATCTGTTCATGTCCACAGCTGTGACAATGTCAAGGTCATTACTGTTTGCCATCGTTTGTCTCTCTCTTCCACCACTGGTTGTACTTTTTACATTCTCACACCTACCCAGCCTCTTATCCTCTCGGGTAACCAAGCAGTCAGCTTTGCTCCTTTCCACACCCATTATCCAATGCTCGAAGACCACATGGCTCAGGTGGGCCTGGCCACTCTGCCGAACTACTGGGACAGTCCCATGCTGTTGTGCAGAGAGAGCAGTGACACAAGCGTCTTCCGCCTCCTGCCGCCCTCGGAGTTCTACACCTTTGTAATTCCTTTCGAGATGGAAGGAGACACAACGGAAACGCCGGGGGGACTGCCCCGTGCGTACCAAAAGGCGCTGAGTCAGCGAGAGCAGAAGGTACAGATCTGGCAGAAAACTGTGAAGGAGGCAGGCCTGACCAA ACATCAGAGGAAACAGTTCCAGATGCTGGTGGAAAACAAATTCTACGAATGGCTGGTGCAAACAGGGAATCGTCAGCAGCTGGATAGCCTCGTCCCTCCTGCAGTAGGCTCTAAGCAGGCAGCAGGATAG
- the DNAJB11 gene encoding dnaJ homolog subfamily B member 11 — MVTGAGGSGAAGPGRRAPPPPAPSGCARRGRAGPQPGRAAMSPAWLGRLCLLLLCVCGEAAAGRDFYKILGVSRGASIKDIKKAYRKLALQLHPDRNPDDPRAQEKFQDLGAAYEVLSDEEKRKQYDAYGEEGLKDGHQSSHGDIFSHFFGDFGFMFGGNPRQQDRNIPRGSDIIVDLEVTLEEVYSGNFVEVVRNKPVARQAPGKRKCNCRQEMRTTQLGPGRFQMTQEVVCDECPNVKLVNEERTLEVEIEPGVRDGMEYPFIGEGEPHVDGEPGDLRFRIKVLKHPVFERRGDDLYTNVTISLVEALTGFEMDIAHLDGHKVHVARDKITKPGAKLWKKGEGLPNFDNNNIKGSLIITFDVEFPKEQLTNEQREGLKQLLKQGSVQKVYNGLQGY, encoded by the exons ATGGTGACCGGAGCGGGCGGCTCCGGTGCTGCGGGCCCCGGCCGGAGagcgccgcctccccccgctcccagCGGCTGCGCGCGGCGTGGGCGGGCCGGCCCGCAGCCAGGCCGCGCTGCCATGTCCCCCGCCTGGCTCGGCCgcctctgccttctgctgctctgCGTGTGCGGCGAGGCCGCCGCCGG gagggACTTCTACAAGATCCTGGGGGTGTCCCGCGGCGCCTCCATCAAGGACATCAAGAAGGCCTACCGGAAACTGGCGCTGCAGCTGCATCCCGACAGGAACCCCGACGACCCCCGGGCGCAGGAGAAGTTCCAGGACCTGGGGGCTGCCTACGAG GTGCTGTCAGAtgaggagaagaggaagcagtATGATGCCTATGGTGAAGAGGGATTGAAGGATGGGCACCAGAGTTCCCATGGAGACATCTTCTCGCA CTTTTTTGGGGACTTTGGATTCATGTTTGGAGGGAATCCTCGCCAACAAGACAGGAACATTCCCCGAGGAAGTGATATCATCGTGGACCTGGAAGTTACACTGGAGGAAGTTTATTCAGGAAACTTTGTGGAA GTGGTTAGAAACAAGCCTGTGGCAAGACAGGCACCCGGCAAACGGAAATGCAATTGCCGGCAGGAGATGAGGACCACTCAGTTGGGCCCCGGACGTTTCCAGATGACTCAAGAAGTTGTTTGTGATGAATGTCCCAATGTCAA GCTTGTGAACGAAGAGCGAACACTGGAAGTGGAGATAGAACCAGGTGTGAGGGACGGTATGGAGTATCCCTTCATTGGTGAAG GTGAACCCCATGTGGATGGAGAGCCAGGTGACTTGCGCTTCCGAATAAAAGTTCTTAA GCATCCAGTCTTTGAAAGAAGAGGGGATGACTTGTATACAAATGTGACGATCTCGCTGGTCGAGGCACTCACAGGCTTTGAAATGGATATTGCCCACTTGGATGGGCACAAG GTTCATGTTGCTCGGGATAAAATTACAAAACCTGGGGCCAAGCTGTGGAAGAAAGGAGAGGGCCTTCCAAATTTTGATAACAATAATATCAAAGGCTCACTAATAATAACATTTGATGTGGAGTTCCCCAAAGAGCAGCTGACAAATGAACAGCGGGAAG GTCTCAAACAGCTATTGAAGCAAGGATCAGTGCAGAAGGTGTACAATGGATTGCAGGGATATTAG